A region of Dioscorea cayenensis subsp. rotundata cultivar TDr96_F1 chromosome 5, TDr96_F1_v2_PseudoChromosome.rev07_lg8_w22 25.fasta, whole genome shotgun sequence DNA encodes the following proteins:
- the LOC120260357 gene encoding peroxisomal membrane protein PEX14-like has protein sequence MKPMVREEMIYNAVNFLSDPNVRSSSIISRREFLEKKGLTQCEIDEAFRRVPDHPHSMNSLVEVAPMNQTNQAGPVTPVSSASTKLKTMSYWPHALVAIGGLAILGTGTLCFKNKVIPWLKTWAGNPVAEEDRAQSSLVQEAAHAAKSAAQAASLVANAIQELHNAKIEERMQFKALKDMMFTQVKQMENMSYMIQKLENRIGNAQYHSTIRNANPWRKVEYSSSGMSFLYPKNDQQLTWKSHDSSESCDQANKTMKVIDIEPEPEVSIPSDIIMENMTRPELPNPVAEMVNSVSNSNSIASHALESEQT, from the exons ATGAAGCCAATGGTGAGGGAGGAGATGATATATAATGCAGTTAATTTTTTATCTGATCCAAATGTGAGGAGCTCTTCAATCATTAGTAGACGTGAATTCTTGGAGAAGAAAGGCTTGACTCAATGTGAGATAGATGAAGCTTTCCGCCGTGTTCCT GATCATCCACATTCAATGAATTCTTTGGTTGAAGTTGCCCCCATGAATCAAACCAATCAGG CTGGTCCTGTTACCCCTGTTTCTTCAGCTTCAACTAAGTTGAAAACCATGTCTTATTGGCCACATGCTTTGGTTGCTATCGGTGGCCTTGCTATTCTGGGAACCGGAACTCTTTGTTTTAAG AATAAGGTTATTCCTTGGTTGAAAACTTGGGCTGGAAACCCTGTTGCAGAAGAAGATAGAGCCCAGTCTAGTCTGGTTCAAGAAGCTGCACATGCTGCAAAATCAGCTGCACAGGCTGCTTCTCTTGTGGCTAATGCAATTCAAGAGTTACATAATGCAAAAATTGAAG AGAGGATGCAGTTCAAGGCACTTAAAGATATGATGTTTACACAAGTAAAGCAGATGGAAAACATGAGTTACATGATCCAAAAATTGGAAAACAGAATAGGCAATGCGCAATATCACTCCACAATTAGAAATG CTAATCCATGGAGAAAGGTTGAATATTCAAGCTCAGGCATGTCTTTTCTCTATCCTAAG AATGACCAGCAGCTTACATGGAAGAGCCATGATTCTTCAGAGTCATGTGATCAGGCAAACAAAACCATGAAGGTGATTGATATTGAACCTGAACCGGAGGTTTCAATCCCTTCTGATATTATAATGGAGAACATGACGAGGCCAGAGCTACCAAACCCAGTTGCTGAAATGGTGAACTCTGTCTCTAACTCCAACTCTATTGCATCACATGCATTAGAATCAGAGCAAACATGA
- the LOC120261633 gene encoding protein KINESIN LIGHT CHAIN-RELATED 2-like, translated as MPGVIVNGIHSENLSLAKSPMTTVSFQSEAIDMLAENHADASIEQLYDNVCEMESYGDGSFSQESFSSDAEESRIDSELCHLVGGNMNTVEIVEDEDQRMNNVVAQRENGSLRLKSEKKSNKIKMSPLKSDGIVGKKKNFSIREVKLQNGNEVASEVGFDKPEIGLSLLKHARELLSSANPRRALRYALQASKSLEKCACGKPSLNLVMSLHVIAAIHCKLRQYEQAIPVLKKSLQIPVLEHGQDHALAKFSGYMQLGDTYAMMGQLENSLQCYTKGLEIQKQTLGDRDTRVGETCRYLAEANVQALKFDEAERLCQMALDIHKENVAPFSLEETADRRLMGLICDSKGNHEIALEHFSLASMAIASGGQEIDVAYVDCSIGDVYLSLARYDEAIFAYQKAASVFKSIKGDNHPTVASVFVRLADLYNKIGTHKESKSYCENALKIYGKPLPGTMPEEIATGLTDISAVYESINEHEEALKLLKRALKIYNNAPGHQSTIAGIEAQMGALYYITRNYGESYNSFKNAIAKLRTCGEKKSAFFGIALNQMGLSCVQRNALSEAAGLFEEARNILVEEYGPYHPDTLGVYCNLAGSYDAMGRLDEAIEILEYVVGIREEKLGTANPVVDDEKRRLAELLKEAGKVRSRKARSLETLLDTNPYILKKDFIAS; from the exons ATGCCTGGAGTTATAGTGAATGGAATTCACAGTGAGAATTTAAGCTTAGCTAAGTCACCAATGACCACAGTGAGTTTTCAGAGTGAGGCCATTGATATGCTTGCAGAGAATCATGCTGATGCATCAATTGAACAACTTTATGACAATGTATGTGAGATGGAAAGTTATGGTGATGGATCCTTTTCACAGGAAAGCTTTAGTTCAGATGCTGAGGAATCTAGAATTGATTCAGAGTTGTGTCATCTTGTTGGTGGAAATATGAACACTGTTGAGATAGTGGAAGATGAGGATCAGAGGATGAATAATGTGGTTGCACAAAGAGAAAATGGATCATTAAGATTGAAATCTGAGAAGAAGTCTAATAAGATCAAGATGTCTCCTTTAAAAAGTGATGGTATTGTGGgtaaaaagaagaatttttcAATCAGAGAGGTTAAATTACAGAATGGAAATGAGGTTGCATCAGAGGTAGGATTTGATAAACCTGAGATTGGACTTTCTTTGCTTAAGCATGCTAGGGAGTTGTTGTCTTCAGCTAATCCCCGAAGAGCTCTTAGATATGCACTTCAGGCATCGAAATCTTTGGAGAAATGTGCTTGTGGGAAACCAAGCTTGAATCTAGTAATGAGTTTGCATGTTATTGCAGCAATACACTGCAAACTCAGACAGTATGAGCAGGCTATCCCTGTACTAAAAAAATCACTGCAGATTCCTGTCTTGGAGCATGGTCAGGACCATGCTCTTGCTAAATTTTCAGGATACATGCAATTAGGAGACACTTATGCCATGATGGGCCAGCTTGAAAATTCATTGCAGTGTTATACTAAAGGTTTGGAAATTCAGAAGCAGACTTTGGGTGATCGGGACACTAGAGTTGGTGAAACTTGCCGATATTTGGCTGAAGCAAATGTACAAGCACTGAAGTTTGATGAGGCTGAGAGGTTGTGCCAGATGGCCCTCGACATTCATAAAGAGAATGTTGCTCCATTTTCTCTTGAGGAAACTGCAGATAGGAGACTCATGGGCCTGATTTGTGATTCAAAAGGAAATCATGAAATTGCTCTCGAGCATTTTTCTTTAGCAAGCATGGCAATTGCATCCGGTGGCCAGGAAATAGATGTGGCTTATGTAGACTGCAGCATAGGAGATGTTTATTTGTCTTTGGCTCGTTACGACGAGGCCATCTTCGCTTATCAGAAAGCTGCATCAGTGTTCAAGTCCATCAAAGGGGATAACCATCCAACTGTGGCTTCTGTTTTTGTGCGACTTGCTGATTTGTATAATAAGATAGGGACGCACAAAGAGTCCAAGTCTTACTGTGAGAATGCACTTAAAATCTATGGAAAACCTCTTCCAGGAACAATGCCTGAGGAAATTGCTACTGGTCTTACTGATATTTCTGCAGTTTATGAGTCTATAAATGAACATGAGGAAGCTCTTAAGTTACTGAAGAGAGCCTTAAAGATTTATAATAATGCCCCGGGTCATCAAAGTACTATTGCTGGAATTGAGGCACAAATGGGGGCACTGTATTATATCACCAGGAATTATGGCGAGTCTTATAATTCCTTTAAAAATGCAATCGCAAAGCTGCGGACTTGCGGGGAGAAGAAATCAGCATTCTTCGGCATTGCCCTGAACCAAATGGGATTATCTTGTGTCCAGAGAAACGCGTTGAGTGAAGCTGCAGGGCTGTTTGAGGAAGCCAGGAATATCCTGGTGGAAGAGTACGGACCATACCATCCAGATACTCTGGGAGTTTATTGCAACCTTGCTGGGTCATATGATGCAATGGGAAG GTTGGATGAAGCCATTGAGATCTTGGAGTATGTCGTTGGGATAAGGGAGGAGAAACTTGGAACTGCTAACCCAGTTGTAGATGATGAAAAGAGGAGGTTAGCTGAGTTATTAAAAGAGGCTGGCAAGGTTAGGAGCAGGAAAGCCAGGTCACTTGAAACTCTGCTTGATACCAACccttatattttgaaaaaagatTTCATTGCATCATGA
- the LOC120261465 gene encoding serine/threonine/tyrosine-protein kinase HT1-like, with product MRSLDCFKQNSYRGGSDRRISLGEYKKAVSWSKYLVSFGGEIKGGGEEEWSADMSQLLIGSKFASGRHSRIYHGIYKDQEVAIKLMSQPEEDEILAASLEKQFTSEVALLFRLRHPNIITFVAACKKPPVFCIITEYMAGGSLRKYLHKQEPYSLPLKLVLKLALDIARGVHYLHSEGILHRDLKSENILLGEDMSVKVADFGISCDESECGSGKGFMSTYRWMAPEMIKEKHHTRKVDVYSYGIVLWELLTALTPFQDMTPEQAAYAVCQKNARPPLPAGCPVALSHLINRCWATNPDKRPHFREIVSLFERYTISLEEDPTFFSTYKPAQQQTLLKCFPSCIAVRGDQQL from the exons ATGAGGAGCTTGGATTGCTTTAAGCAGAACTCCTATCGTGGTGGATCTGATAGACGGATCTCTCTCGGAGAGTATAAGAAGGCAGTGTCATGGTCTAAATATTTGGTGTCTTTTGGAGGGGAGATTAAGGGGGGAGGAGAGGAGGAATGGAGTGCAGATATGTCACAATTACTCATTGGGAGCAAGTTTGCTTCGGGAAGGCATAGTAGGATCTATCATGGAATATACAAGGATCAGGAAGTCGCAATTAAGCTTATGAGCCAGCCAGAGGAGGATGAGATATTGGCAGCTTCTCTGGAGAAGCAGTTCACATCAGAGGTTGCATTGCTTTTTCGCCTTCGGCATCCAAACATAATTACG TTTGTTGCAGCTTGTAAGAAGCCTCCGGTTTTCTGCATCATCACAGAATACATGGCAGGTGGCTCTCTGAGAAAATATCTCCACAAGCAAGAACCTTACTCATTACCTTTAAAGCTCGTCTTGAAGCTAGCTCTTGATATTGCAAGGGGGGTGCATTATCTTCATTCTGAGGGAATTCTCCATCGAGATTTGAAGTCAGAAAATATTTTACTCGGGGAAGATATGTCTGTGAAAGTAGCTGATTTTGGAATCTCATGTGATGAATCCGAGTGTGGTAGTGGAAAAGGGTTCATGAGTACTTACCGATGGATGGCACCAGAGATGATTAAAGAAAAGCATCATACAAGGAAGGTTGATGTTTATAGTTACGGGATAGTCCTTTGGGAACTTCTAACGGCCTTGACTCCGTTTCAAGATATGACTCCCGAACAAGCTGCTTATGCTGTCTGCCAGAAG AATGCTAGACCGCCGCTACCTGCTGGCTGTCCAGTGGCATTGAGTCATCTCATCAACCGGTGTTGGGCAACCAACCCAGATAAGAGGCCGCACTTTCGGGAAATTGTTTCCTTGTTTGAAAGGTATACAATCTCTCTAGAAGAGGATCCCACATTCTTTTCAACCTACAAGCCTGCTCAGCAGCAGACTCTTCTCAAATGTTTCCCAAGCTGCATTGCAGTGAGGGGGGATCAGCAACTCTAG
- the LOC120260359 gene encoding uncharacterized protein LOC120260359: MDPRDNGHAFHFESSNWISPEEHDGGVNFEEDADDSDFEFVLRDPDSGKEITADEMFDNGRIRPVFPLFGRPLSPTGDAPTAAVADLEPETRISMQKLLMEERDSLPASTSSSECDELESLPDTTYCPWSPEKQRRSSSAGGSRRWRLMDLVDGRSRSDGNKRFVRMPPEEKDKKPTSTSSAPKDGEKKPKASKVTELDMVTAHKLYYSKKGGDVTKTGRKSLLPYRPEFIGFFGNAASRAHSPF; the protein is encoded by the coding sequence ATGGATCCAAGGGACAATGGCCACGCTTTCCATTTTGAGTCGTCGAACTGGATCTCACCGGAGGAGCACGATGGTGGGGTGAATTTTGAGGAAGATGCCGATGATTCTGATTTCGAGTTCGTGCTTCGGGATCCAGACTCCGGTAAGGAGATCACTGCGGATGAAATGTTTGACAACGGCCGGATCCGCCCGGTTTTCCCTCTCTTTGGCCGGCCTCTTTCCCCTACCGGAGACGCTCCCACCGCAGCCGTCGCCGATCTGGAGCCGGAGACCAGGATCTCGATGCAGAAGCTCCTGATGGAGGAACGAGACAGCCTACCAGCGTCCACATCATCATCGGAGTGCGATGAGCTGGAGAGCCTCCCTGACACCACCTACTGCCCCTGGTCTCCGGAGAAGCAACGGCGAAGCTCGTCCGCTGGGGGATCGAGGCGGTGGCGGCTAATGGACCTCGTTGATGGTCGGAGCCGGAGCGATGGGAACAAGAGGTTCGTGCGTATGCCGCCGGAGGAGAAGGATAAGAAGCCAACAAGCACTAGCAGTGCTCCAAAGGATGGAGAGAAAAAGCCTAAGGCGAGTAAGGTTACCGAGTTGGATATGGTAACCGCTCACAAGCTCTATTACTCGAAGAAAGGCGGTGATGTTACGAAGACGGGCCGCAAATCCTTGTTGCCGTACCGGCCTGAGTTCATCGGTTTCTTTGGCAATGCCGCTAGTCGGGCCCACAGCccgttttaa